TCTGGTCTCTTCATGTGCCCTTCAGGCTGAATCTCTTAGGTAGCACAGTACATGTCTGGCACATAGGAGGCcctcaggaaaaaaaggaaagagggtgTTTGCAGGGACTGCACACAGTAACTGTTTAGACTCTGTGTTTGGGGGTTGGTTGTTTTACTGGATTTCTAATCAAATTGACTAGAGAGCAGTCTTTTCTGACCTGCTTCCTTAGTTTGAAGGTCCTGAGTTGGAAAGAGTGAAGGTGAATGTTTTACTgagtcttttcctctctctcaccaTAGCTTGCCAGCAAAGCACGGAcggagaaggaggagaagctgAGCCAGGCCTATGCAATCAGCGCTGGCGTCTCCCTGGAGGGCCAGCAGCTCTTCCAGACCATTCACAAGACGTGAGTTGTGGGAACAGAGGGGTTCCTTTTCCTAGAGCTGATACTGGCTGTTTGTCTGATGAAAAGCTTCTGGGTGTTGTCCTGAAAGTGTACCAGGGAAGCTGGGGTGGCATATTGGCAGCACACTGGCATCCAGAGGTTCAGCACTTGGGCTCCCTTTGCACAGTAGAATAGTGTGATGCTAACTGAGTCCTTTGGTTTCTTGTCTGTAGAAGTTTGTTTGGGTTGGGTTGTCTTGTAAGGGCCCTGGTAATAGTAACCCACAAGGTAGAGCTCCGTTCAGCTTctcgtttgttgttgttgctgcccCTTCCTCTAAACCCTGTGATTGTATCAAGGGAGTTGTATCACTTTCCCTAGTTGTGCCTTGGGACAAACACAGGGAGTTAGGAAGAACAGAAGGCTAACTCCTCCTGAAACACATATTGTCACAGCAGAAGTCAAACTCTCTACTAGCTTCCCTAACTGCTGAAAACTGGGAACATTTGACACCCACCTCAACTCCCCTGCAGCCTTCTGTTACCCTGTTTAGTCACCCAGGGTCTGGTGCACAGATGGCAGCTGGCAGTAGAGCTGTCTGGGGCCGGGTGTAGCTGAGCATTTCCAGGTATGTGAAGGAACTCGTAGAGTAGTGTCAGCTGCCCTGGGATTCCCCGTGTGTGAACTCCAATGGAGTTTCCTGTGTGGCAGGTGTCTGGCTGTCTGGTAATTGAGTGGGGCCAGGTGGAATGCAGCTTACATGGTGGAGGCAAAGTGCAGGTCTCTGTACTTCTAGAAGTGGTGTCTCTCCCTAGGCCAGGGGTGGGTGGGTCTGCCCCTTGGGTATGTGTCACATGTTGGCCGAGTTCCATAGGTGTTCCTGCTGTGACCCTGGATAGAAAGCAGTTGCCAAGCGTCTGCCACTCCCATGCCTCTCCAGGCCACTACGTCAGATCGAGCGGCCTAGGTCTGCTTGTTCATTTGTAATTTGACTTGAACTTCTGAGGCTGCCACCAAATGTTCTGTGGTTCTCCAGGCCCCTGATGGTCCAGACTAACAGTTCTGACTCTCCTTTGGAGACTGTACATTAGTGTCATTGCTTTCCTGTCCAGCGATGCCAGAGGATGTTTGTTAGCTTCTCTCTGGCTGAGTAGTGAACTGGGAACTTGAGGTCAGCCTACTGGAAGTAgggtttttttcattatttattttattatttttttcaagacctgtagatcaggctggcctcaaactcaaaaatccccctgcctctgcctcctgagtgctgggattaaagatgtgcaccaccatgcccgtcTCTAAAGTTCATCTTCATTAGATGGGAGGTATGGGATGTCCCCAGGATGTCACATTCActtatattcttctccttccagcATTAAAGACTGTAAATGGCAAGAAAAAAACATCGTAGTCATGGAAGAAGTTGTTATTACACCCCCATATCAAGTGGAAAACTGTAAAGGCAAGGAGGGGAGCGCACTGAGCCATGTACGAAAAATAGTAAGTAACCGAGCCGCAGGACGGCTTTCTGATGGGGACGGTTCCTCGTCCCCATCAGAGCAGGGCATGGTGCCCATAGaagtcctgcctctgcccctctgtggCTGTGTCTTGAACGATGTGGGGATAGGAACATTGGTGGTGTGGGATAGAGTAAGCGCTCAGCCCTGTGTCTTTCACCACATGACTATAGAATTAGACCATTCAGTGGGATAGGCTTTGagctgttccttcctctcagctccaggtggggtttggtttggtttggtttttcaagacagggtttctctgtgttaccctgggtgtcctggatctcgctctatagaccaggctggccttgaactcacagagatctgcctgcctctgccttctaagtgctgggattaaaggcgtgtgtcaccaaccacccaggttcttttttttattttattttttttttttgagacagggtttccctgtgtagctttggaacctgtcctggaactcactctgtagaccagattggcctcgaactcacagagatccacctgtctctgcctcctggagtgctgggtttaaaggtgtgcaccaccaccaatcCCCGGCTGCTAGGCAGGttcttaactgtaatttcgcTGGGtaatggtgctgcacacctttaatcccagcactagcgaggctgaagcagcagatctctgagtttgaggccagcctggtctacagtgagttccaggacactcagggcaacacagagaaaccctgtctcaaaaaaacaaaacaaaacacaaacaaaaagtataGGTTCTACCTTACTTTCCAGAGTATAACAGTTGTAGAAAAAGCAAAAATCCAGctgggtgatggtgtgtgtgtttgtatatgtaccatgtgcatgcgtGGCTCTGACAGCGGTCGGAACTGGAACTATGGctggctgtgagttgccatgtagatgctgggaattgaacccacgtccTATGCaaaaacaagtgttcttaattgctgaccCATCCCTCAGGCCCACACTGTTGTGGATCTGTAAAGTATAACAGGACTGATTTTCCTCTCCGTTAGCTTTTTATTCTGCATTTATGTCAGaaagaagggactggagagacggctcagcagttaagagcacttgctgctcttctagaggacctgagttctgtgctCAGCATTTATGTAagggagctcacaactgtttgtattCTAAATTCCAGTGGATCCAAGACCTATGGCACCAGCGCTCTCCACTCCCGGCGCATAcatccccacatgcacacacacaactacacataactaaaaataaaaacaaaaatctaaccttgttagaaaggaaagaggaatttTGTAGTAACAATCAACCCTTACTTTATTATATGTTAGTTTATAGCTACAATATTAAGCCAGTTTTAGCTCAGCTGCCACAGTGTGGCTGAAATAAGAGGCTCCTGCCAGCCTTCCTTGCAGGTGAGGAGGCCAGTCGACAGCAGCAAGGCCAAAGCCGACTGCAGAGCTCACGGCCAGACAGCCAGGCCTGGGCATGCGAAGCTGCCTTAGATTGTGAGGAAGAGACAGACCGTCCCCCTTCTCCATTTCTGACTCGGCTACTTGGTCTCTTGCAGGTTGAAAAACATTTTAGAGATGTGGAAAGCCAAAAGATACTGCAGCGTTCACAAGCCCAACAACCACAGAAGGAGGCTGCCCTGTCATCCTGAGTCCGCAAACATGGAGGACTCTTCCAGCATCCAGCCacagagatggtggtggtggcttcGGCGGAGGCAGGCCGGGGGAGGGAAGGGATCCTATATTTCCTGCTGACTCTTATGAAAGAGTCAGTGTTTCAAAAAAACCTAGACTTGAACAAACacccaacaaaaaaagaacaagagaataatttaaaagttGAATCATTACTTGACTAACGGACTTCGGCTCACCATGTCCTTTTCACGGCCCCTTCTGGAACAGTCAtcttgttagttttattttttcaagttcCTTCCCACTGCCCTTCACCTGTCTTTCCTTTCCTAGTCTGTTctgccattttgtttttctaagtggATATACTTGCCTTCTGAATGATTGAAAGAAACTTTGACATCTTTTCTtccaaaataaaagtaacaagcTGACTGTGATTCTGAAGTTGAGACCAGAGCAGAAGACAGAGGTCTcactttacatttttcattttttttcttgactttttttttttttctttttttgcacaGGGCATGGCttgaattagttttatttttcttaactttaaatatatatatggaaatatatattaaaatgttctcTAAGTATTTTCTGCTTCTTGCAGGTCTCTTTTTACTAGATCATGGCCACTCTTCCCACATCATCcctctgaaaacaaaaatgtgttgTCCTTTCTCCCACCCGGAGCCTGACGATTAACTTGACTTAGTTCACAGTGAGGCCCTCCTGCAGCCCTGCAGAGCCAGTGTGCAGACAGGATTTGACCTGAGGGTCCCGGGCCTTTCTGGTCTTTGACTGTGTGTACCTGTCTCACATTTGGTCCCAACCTCAGGACTCCCTCTGCCTTTGTCTTCATGGTACTAGACGAACTCTCTCTGTCCACTGGGAGTCGGCCACCCCTTCCCTGTGCCTCTGCAGGAGGGACTGACTGGCATGGCA
This Peromyscus leucopus breed LL Stock chromosome 8b, UCI_PerLeu_2.1, whole genome shotgun sequence DNA region includes the following protein-coding sequences:
- the Lsm12 gene encoding protein LSM12 homolog — its product is MAAPPGEYFSVGSQVSCRTCQEQRLQGEVVAFDYQSKMLALKCPSSSGKPNHADILLINLQYVSEVEIINDRTETPPPLASLNVSKLASKARTEKEEKLSQAYAISAGVSLEGQQLFQTIHKTIKDCKWQEKNIVVMEEVVITPPYQVENCKGKEGSALSHVRKIVEKHFRDVESQKILQRSQAQQPQKEAALSS